The following proteins are co-located in the Paludibaculum fermentans genome:
- a CDS encoding DinB family protein — MHRDELLASPLAFMPPARLLDGLTAEDAARTIPGVQHSIVEILAHMVYWQAWFLNRCQGVAAPMAAHAAEGWPEVTAADWDPLRAQFLSGLQRAVELPEDGRVTPPIEFPPLAEYTFNDAITHIAQHNAHHLGQIVILRQVMNLWPPPEGSYTW, encoded by the coding sequence ATGCACCGCGACGAACTTCTGGCGAGCCCGCTCGCCTTCATGCCTCCGGCCCGCCTTCTCGACGGACTGACCGCTGAGGACGCCGCCCGGACGATCCCTGGAGTCCAACATTCCATCGTCGAGATCCTGGCGCACATGGTGTACTGGCAGGCCTGGTTCCTGAATCGCTGCCAGGGGGTGGCCGCGCCCATGGCCGCGCACGCGGCGGAGGGGTGGCCCGAGGTTACCGCGGCCGATTGGGATCCGTTGCGCGCGCAGTTCCTCAGCGGACTGCAGCGCGCCGTCGAACTACCGGAGGACGGCCGCGTTACGCCGCCGATCGAGTTTCCACCGCTGGCCGAGTACACCTTCAACGATGCGATCACACACATTGCCCAGCACAATGCCCATCATCTTGGACAAATTGTCATTCTGCGGCAGGTGATGAACCTCTGGCCGCCGCCCGAGGGCAGCTACACC
- a CDS encoding glycerol-3-phosphate dehydrogenase/oxidase, whose product MNRAEQLERLRAHSGPWDLLVIGGGATGVGCALDAAARGFQVALIEQHDFGKGTSSRSTKLVHGGVRYLEQGNVALVMEALKERGILRENAPHLVGDLAFVVPNYEWWESPFYGVGLRLYDLLAGKYGFGASKNLSKEETLQRLPTLKQDGLRGGVVYFDGQFDDSRLLIHLAMTATEQGAAMVNYCSAQGLLKTADGMVRGALVRDEETGAGFEIEARVVINATGCFSDGVRRMADESVAPMVAPSQGIHLVFDASFLKGDSAIMVPHTSDGRVMFAIPWHGHTLVGTTDTAISQVSLEPVPMEQEIQFILETSALYLDKPPSRSDILSSWAGIRPLVKAAGGGSTASLSRDHSIHIDPSGLLTIAGGKWTTYRHMAEDCVDQAIVLAGLDDRPCVTRRLRIHGYHHYASKFGHLQVYGSDAIPIQEMARNHPDRGARLHADLPYLESEVIWAARWEMARTVEDILARRTRALLLNARAALEMAPRVAELMAGEFGFDGVWQAAQLDEFTRMAKRYLPE is encoded by the coding sequence ATGAACAGAGCGGAGCAACTCGAACGGCTAAGGGCGCATTCCGGCCCCTGGGATCTACTGGTGATCGGTGGCGGCGCCACCGGCGTCGGCTGTGCGTTGGATGCGGCCGCCCGCGGTTTCCAGGTGGCCCTCATCGAGCAGCACGACTTCGGCAAGGGCACGTCCAGCCGGTCCACCAAGCTGGTCCACGGCGGCGTCCGCTACCTGGAACAGGGCAACGTAGCCCTGGTGATGGAGGCGCTCAAGGAGCGCGGCATCCTCAGGGAGAACGCCCCGCACCTCGTGGGCGACCTGGCGTTTGTCGTCCCCAACTACGAATGGTGGGAGTCGCCCTTCTACGGCGTGGGCCTGCGGCTCTACGACCTCCTCGCAGGCAAGTACGGCTTCGGCGCCTCGAAGAACCTCTCCAAGGAGGAGACGCTGCAGCGGCTGCCTACCCTGAAACAGGATGGCCTGCGCGGCGGCGTGGTCTACTTTGACGGCCAGTTCGACGACTCGCGCCTGCTCATCCACCTGGCCATGACCGCGACCGAGCAGGGCGCCGCCATGGTGAACTACTGTTCCGCCCAGGGGCTGCTGAAGACCGCCGACGGCATGGTCCGCGGGGCGCTCGTCCGGGACGAGGAGACGGGAGCCGGCTTCGAAATCGAGGCGCGGGTGGTAATCAACGCCACGGGCTGCTTCAGTGACGGAGTACGCCGCATGGCCGACGAATCCGTGGCCCCGATGGTCGCGCCCAGCCAGGGGATCCACCTGGTGTTCGATGCCTCGTTCCTCAAGGGCGACAGCGCCATCATGGTGCCGCACACCAGCGACGGGCGCGTGATGTTCGCGATTCCGTGGCATGGCCACACCCTGGTGGGCACGACAGATACGGCCATCAGCCAGGTATCCCTGGAGCCTGTGCCGATGGAGCAGGAGATCCAGTTCATCCTGGAAACCTCGGCCCTGTATCTGGACAAACCGCCGTCGCGCTCGGACATCCTGAGCTCTTGGGCAGGCATCCGGCCGCTCGTGAAAGCAGCCGGGGGCGGCTCCACGGCATCGCTGTCGCGCGATCACTCCATCCATATCGATCCCAGCGGTCTGCTCACCATCGCCGGGGGCAAGTGGACCACCTACCGCCACATGGCCGAGGATTGCGTGGATCAGGCCATCGTCCTGGCCGGCTTGGACGACCGGCCCTGCGTCACGCGGCGGCTGCGCATCCACGGCTACCACCACTACGCGTCGAAGTTCGGGCACCTCCAGGTCTATGGTTCGGACGCGATCCCGATCCAGGAGATGGCGCGGAACCACCCGGACCGTGGCGCTCGCCTGCACGCAGATCTGCCCTACCTGGAATCCGAGGTCATCTGGGCCGCCCGGTGGGAGATGGCCCGCACAGTTGAGGATATCCTGGCTCGCCGGACGCGCGCGCTTCTGCTGAACGCCCGGGCCGCGCTGGAGATGGCGCCCCGCGTGGCGGAACTTATGGCCGGCGAGTTTGGGTTCGATGGAGTCTGGCAGGCTGCTCAACTGGACGAATTCACACGGATGGCGAAACGGTATCTGCCGGAGTGA
- the glpK gene encoding glycerol kinase GlpK, with the protein MAYLLALDQGTTSSRAIIFDEQGGIVNVAQKEFTQIYPQAGWVEHDPGEIWSSQLSVTVEALASARIAPDAVAAIGITNQRETTLVWDRKTGEPVYNAIVWQDRRTAGFCDQLRRDGVEPEVQARSGLLLDPYFSGTKLRWILDNVPGARQRAEAGELAFGTVDTWLIWNLTRGAVHATDPSNASRTMLYNIRTGEWDDELLRILGVPRAVLPVVRPSSGSFGATSHENMPGHIMVAGVAGDQQAALFGQACFTPGVTKNTYGTGCFMLMQTGTTPVASTNRLLTTVAWNTGGATEYALEGSVFIGGAVVQWLRDGLKIIRTAPEIEELAASVPDNGGVYLVPAFAGLGAPHWDAYARGAMLGLTRGVTSAHIARAALESIAFQVADLVSAMEADSGIRLEELRVDGGASKNNLLLQFQADLLGVPVIRPQVTETTALGAAYLAGLATGVYGSRGVIASQWKEDRRFVPSMAKEQAAEMRAKWTRAVARARHWEEA; encoded by the coding sequence ATGGCATACCTGCTGGCACTGGACCAAGGCACCACGTCGAGCCGCGCAATCATCTTCGACGAACAAGGCGGCATCGTGAACGTCGCCCAGAAGGAATTCACCCAGATCTACCCGCAAGCGGGCTGGGTCGAGCACGACCCCGGCGAGATCTGGTCGTCGCAGCTCAGCGTCACGGTCGAGGCACTGGCTTCGGCCCGCATCGCCCCCGACGCCGTCGCCGCCATCGGCATCACGAATCAGCGCGAGACCACGCTGGTGTGGGACCGCAAGACCGGCGAACCGGTCTACAACGCCATCGTCTGGCAGGACCGGCGGACGGCCGGCTTCTGCGATCAACTCCGGCGCGATGGCGTGGAACCGGAAGTCCAGGCCCGCAGCGGCCTGCTGCTCGACCCTTACTTCTCAGGCACCAAGCTCCGCTGGATTCTCGACAACGTGCCAGGCGCCCGGCAGCGGGCCGAAGCAGGCGAACTCGCCTTCGGCACCGTCGACACCTGGCTCATCTGGAACCTGACGCGCGGCGCCGTGCACGCCACCGATCCCAGCAACGCCTCGCGCACGATGCTCTACAACATCCGCACCGGCGAATGGGACGACGAACTCCTGCGAATCCTGGGTGTGCCGAGGGCTGTATTGCCGGTGGTTCGGCCGTCCAGCGGCAGCTTCGGAGCCACGTCGCACGAGAACATGCCCGGCCACATCATGGTGGCGGGTGTCGCCGGCGATCAACAGGCGGCGCTCTTCGGACAGGCGTGCTTCACGCCCGGCGTGACGAAGAACACCTACGGCACCGGTTGCTTCATGCTGATGCAGACCGGCACGACTCCGGTCGCTTCCACAAACCGGCTGCTGACAACCGTCGCCTGGAACACCGGCGGAGCCACGGAGTACGCCCTGGAAGGCAGCGTCTTCATCGGCGGAGCCGTGGTGCAGTGGCTGCGCGACGGGCTGAAGATCATTCGCACCGCGCCCGAGATCGAGGAACTGGCCGCCAGCGTTCCGGATAACGGTGGGGTCTACCTGGTGCCGGCCTTCGCCGGCCTGGGTGCGCCGCACTGGGATGCCTATGCCCGCGGAGCCATGCTCGGCCTGACCCGCGGCGTCACCAGCGCCCACATCGCGCGCGCCGCGCTGGAGTCCATCGCCTTCCAGGTGGCCGACCTGGTCTCCGCCATGGAAGCTGATTCCGGAATCAGGCTCGAAGAGCTGCGCGTCGACGGCGGCGCTTCCAAGAACAACCTGCTGCTGCAGTTCCAGGCCGATCTGCTGGGTGTGCCGGTCATCCGGCCCCAGGTGACCGAGACCACCGCTCTGGGCGCGGCCTACCTGGCCGGGCTCGCGACCGGTGTCTACGGCAGCCGCGGCGTCATTGCCAGCCAGTGGAAGGAAGACCGCCGCTTCGTGCCGTCCATGGCGAAGGAGCAGGCGGCGGAAATGCGGGCGAAATGGACCAGGGCCGTGGCCCGCGCCCGGCATTGGGAGGAAGCATGA
- a CDS encoding histidine phosphatase family protein, whose product MSKPLEIWLIRHGETAWSLTGQHSGRYDLPLTPHGEDEARATAAALQGVVFDQVICSPLQRATRTCELTGYLAQARIEPDAAEWDYGDCTGFTQDQLAEKYPGWTIWRGPVPNGESIEQISARARRVIDGIKAEGGRVAVFAHGHFLRIFTTQYLGLEPERGRHFALATAAVCILGAEQGEPAIVAWNRKGRVG is encoded by the coding sequence ATGTCCAAACCCCTTGAGATCTGGCTCATTCGCCACGGTGAAACCGCGTGGTCGCTCACGGGCCAACACAGCGGCCGTTACGATCTGCCCCTCACGCCGCATGGCGAAGACGAAGCCCGCGCCACGGCCGCCGCCTTACAGGGCGTGGTGTTCGACCAGGTGATCTGCAGCCCGCTGCAGCGCGCCACGCGCACCTGTGAACTCACGGGCTACCTGGCCCAGGCGCGCATCGAGCCCGACGCCGCCGAGTGGGACTACGGGGACTGCACCGGCTTCACGCAGGATCAACTGGCGGAGAAGTATCCCGGCTGGACGATCTGGCGCGGACCCGTGCCGAATGGCGAATCCATCGAGCAGATCTCGGCCCGGGCGCGGCGGGTGATCGATGGAATCAAGGCCGAAGGCGGACGCGTGGCGGTGTTCGCGCACGGGCACTTCCTGCGGATCTTTACGACGCAGTATCTGGGGCTGGAGCCGGAACGCGGGCGGCACTTTGCCCTGGCCACAGCGGCGGTGTGCATTTTGGGGGCGGAACAGGGAGAGCCCGCGATTGTTGCCTGGAACCGGAAAGGGCGGGTGGGGTAG
- a CDS encoding Gfo/Idh/MocA family protein: MQRRDFLNRVGAGAAAWTAVSRQAVLGANDRLRVGLIGCGGRGTFDARLMRGTPVDIQAVAPDNYHDGNLDPRLKEPRNVDIAGLCDVYGSRVDRAKQWAPQAKTYSDFRAMLADKEIDAVIIGTPDPWHAPMMMLACEAGKDVYLEKPVMYRLAEAKTMVDTVRRTKRIVQIGTQHRSADHIAEAAKIIASGKIGEVHFVRVWNYMSTFWGNPPVPDSDPPSDLNWDMWLGPAPKVAYNQNRLNYRSYMDYTNGIISDYGNHRFDSVHQIMGVDTPKNVVSSALRFNQKLAGDILDMQTATYEYPSFILSYECCNYNGHGLGGRTPGMKYYGMRGPEDRPHGMAFYGTEAALFVDRLGMELYPEPVPPEPGKRFARGAEWKPRIEKFKMNEDEPTPLHTKNFVDCVRARKEPAANIEVGVRATAVACMGNVAYWTGRKLNWDAKTFSFPGAPEAGKYLFRPYRKPWDLVKFG; encoded by the coding sequence ATGCAAAGAAGAGACTTCCTGAACCGCGTGGGAGCGGGCGCCGCCGCCTGGACCGCCGTATCGCGCCAGGCCGTACTGGGCGCCAACGACCGGCTCCGCGTCGGGCTGATCGGCTGTGGAGGCCGCGGCACATTCGATGCCCGGCTGATGCGCGGAACACCGGTCGACATCCAGGCGGTGGCTCCGGACAACTATCACGACGGAAATCTCGATCCGCGCCTGAAGGAACCGCGCAATGTCGACATCGCCGGCCTCTGCGATGTCTACGGCAGCCGCGTGGACCGCGCCAAACAGTGGGCCCCGCAGGCAAAGACGTACAGCGACTTCCGCGCCATGCTGGCCGACAAGGAGATCGACGCCGTCATCATCGGCACCCCGGATCCGTGGCATGCCCCGATGATGATGCTGGCCTGCGAGGCCGGCAAGGACGTCTACCTCGAGAAGCCGGTCATGTACCGGCTCGCCGAAGCGAAGACGATGGTGGACACCGTGCGCCGCACGAAACGCATTGTGCAGATCGGCACGCAGCACCGTTCGGCCGATCACATCGCCGAAGCCGCGAAGATCATCGCCAGCGGAAAAATCGGCGAGGTCCACTTCGTGCGCGTGTGGAACTACATGAGCACGTTCTGGGGCAATCCCCCCGTACCGGACAGCGACCCGCCCTCGGATCTGAACTGGGATATGTGGCTGGGACCGGCCCCCAAGGTCGCCTACAACCAGAACCGCCTGAACTACCGGTCGTACATGGACTACACGAACGGCATCATCAGCGACTACGGCAATCACCGCTTCGATTCCGTCCACCAGATCATGGGCGTCGACACTCCGAAGAATGTAGTCTCTTCCGCCCTGCGCTTCAACCAGAAGCTGGCCGGCGACATCCTGGACATGCAGACGGCGACCTATGAATACCCGTCGTTTATCCTGTCCTATGAGTGCTGCAACTACAACGGGCATGGCCTGGGCGGCCGCACACCGGGGATGAAGTACTACGGCATGCGCGGCCCGGAAGACCGTCCGCACGGCATGGCGTTCTACGGCACGGAGGCCGCGTTGTTCGTCGACCGCCTGGGCATGGAGCTCTACCCCGAGCCCGTTCCGCCGGAACCCGGCAAGCGCTTTGCCCGCGGAGCGGAATGGAAACCCCGCATCGAGAAGTTCAAGATGAACGAAGACGAGCCGACCCCGCTCCACACCAAGAACTTTGTGGACTGCGTGCGCGCCAGGAAAGAGCCGGCGGCGAACATCGAAGTGGGCGTCCGAGCCACGGCCGTGGCGTGTATGGGCAACGTCGCCTACTGGACCGGACGCAAGCTGAACTGGGATGCGAAGACGTTCAGTTTCCCGGGAGCCCCGGAAGCCGGGAAGTACCTCTTCCGGCCATACAGGAAGCCCTGGGATCTGGTGAAGTTCGGGTAA
- a CDS encoding sugar phosphate isomerase/epimerase family protein, producing the protein MTRRDVLALAGSLPGFLSSTAASAQTSAGRRMGGTPTAFLAHVRAAREGGGPFDIVEHCHQMGLAGVQTNPPSMDPEAIRKFRERLESYRMHLVTDPRLPKDASEVAAFDAQVKAHKEAGAVAFHAALTGRRYDDFTAFEPWKEMFLDRQRQVQLAEPVLRKYKVPLGLENHKGYRSAEQAAWLKRLGSEWVGVCLDFGNNLSLCEDPLDTARTLAPYTVYAHIKDMAMEEYEDGFLLSEVPFGEGLVDLPQIIAILRKKDPNMIFNLEMITRDPLKIPVFTPKYWATFDDSYSPLPGRDLAKVLDLVHKHKPKQPLPRTAGLSVAQQLKLEDELNQKCATYAREHLAL; encoded by the coding sequence ATGACACGCAGAGATGTTCTGGCCCTGGCCGGTTCGCTTCCCGGATTTCTCTCCTCCACCGCCGCGTCCGCGCAGACTTCTGCAGGCCGCCGCATGGGCGGAACGCCGACTGCTTTTCTTGCCCATGTCCGTGCGGCGCGCGAAGGCGGCGGTCCGTTCGACATCGTGGAGCACTGTCACCAAATGGGCCTGGCCGGCGTGCAGACGAATCCGCCCTCAATGGATCCGGAGGCGATCCGCAAGTTCCGTGAGCGGCTTGAGTCGTACCGGATGCACCTCGTTACGGATCCGCGCTTGCCCAAGGACGCCAGCGAGGTGGCTGCTTTCGACGCGCAGGTGAAAGCCCATAAGGAAGCCGGCGCGGTCGCCTTCCATGCCGCTCTCACCGGACGGCGCTACGACGACTTCACCGCTTTCGAGCCGTGGAAGGAGATGTTCCTCGACCGCCAGCGCCAGGTACAACTCGCCGAACCGGTGCTGCGCAAGTACAAGGTCCCGCTCGGCCTGGAGAACCACAAAGGCTACCGTTCCGCTGAGCAGGCCGCCTGGCTGAAGCGACTGGGCAGCGAGTGGGTGGGCGTCTGTCTCGACTTCGGCAACAACCTCTCGCTTTGCGAGGATCCCCTCGACACGGCCCGCACGCTCGCGCCATACACCGTCTACGCTCACATCAAGGACATGGCGATGGAGGAGTACGAAGACGGCTTCCTGCTCTCCGAGGTTCCGTTCGGAGAGGGCCTCGTTGATCTGCCGCAGATCATCGCGATCCTCCGCAAGAAGGATCCGAACATGATCTTCAACCTCGAAATGATCACCCGGGATCCGCTGAAGATTCCGGTCTTCACTCCAAAGTATTGGGCCACCTTCGACGATTCCTACAGCCCGCTGCCGGGCCGGGACCTGGCCAAGGTCCTCGATCTCGTTCACAAGCACAAGCCGAAGCAGCCGCTGCCGCGCACCGCCGGCCTGAGCGTGGCGCAGCAATTGAAGCTGGAAGACGAGCTCAACCAGAAGTGCGCGACGTACGCGCGCGAGCATCTGGCCCTGTAG
- a CDS encoding lipase family alpha/beta hydrolase has product MARCSTFTMDGYNGRVLTNVPNFVDSNGFIRTDKKAALVSAGVVPAVASLKIIASIPAAPALNATQTSFTISLNGKATKTITFPYLPLHITWGLDLDFPIEAVKFPEFKQPQGANGTLQPPDPVLNVITVTHQGGPDDVPAECGDHDSCGVWATLKFDVVAPTVLIHGMTSSRKWYYQRNFTQSFQAAGKPFVVLPLGRKESLGDARINTMATAIAPTLRTVADAFGADSVNLVGHSKGGLYGRRLAAMAAASDSGLPSIFSLTSIDSPHEGSPMADCVVAFDADLPNQLWAAGVWLDVFVYKLTHLRQKQEAYSDLSVNEQLLYNAAHGLPGDVLRYNDDSGQEVVRNVIAYEAIASDAMNPQTNTIEWTGYVNAMVAARMDRIFQRVKKINFQSTGSTITGANVERPTVRVKNDLAVPVSSQQLSSGIPSGFLPLPLDQILFHNHSTVNSSDVGSIVSQRLTVERQAKLKR; this is encoded by the coding sequence ATGGCCCGCTGCTCCACATTCACCATGGACGGCTACAACGGTCGTGTCCTCACCAATGTGCCGAACTTCGTTGATTCGAATGGGTTCATCCGGACAGACAAGAAGGCAGCCTTGGTGAGTGCTGGCGTAGTGCCCGCCGTGGCGAGTTTGAAGATCATAGCGTCAATTCCAGCGGCGCCTGCCTTGAATGCCACCCAGACATCGTTCACCATATCCCTGAACGGCAAGGCGACTAAGACGATCACTTTTCCTTACCTTCCTTTGCATATCACGTGGGGACTCGATCTGGACTTCCCCATCGAAGCCGTCAAGTTTCCGGAGTTCAAACAGCCACAGGGTGCCAATGGTACGTTACAGCCGCCTGACCCGGTACTCAACGTGATCACTGTCACTCATCAAGGTGGTCCAGATGACGTCCCCGCAGAATGCGGCGATCATGATTCGTGCGGTGTCTGGGCCACGCTAAAGTTCGACGTAGTGGCTCCTACCGTGCTGATTCATGGAATGACCAGCAGTCGGAAGTGGTACTACCAGAGGAACTTCACGCAGTCTTTCCAGGCGGCCGGTAAGCCGTTTGTGGTGTTGCCACTAGGCCGGAAGGAGTCGCTCGGCGATGCCCGGATCAATACAATGGCCACAGCAATTGCACCCACACTTCGCACAGTGGCGGATGCATTTGGCGCCGATAGCGTGAATTTGGTGGGCCACAGCAAGGGTGGGTTATACGGACGGCGACTCGCCGCGATGGCGGCTGCATCCGACAGCGGGTTGCCGTCGATTTTCTCCCTGACTTCCATCGATAGCCCTCACGAGGGCTCTCCGATGGCCGATTGCGTGGTCGCTTTTGATGCAGACCTGCCAAATCAGCTCTGGGCGGCTGGCGTATGGCTGGATGTGTTCGTATACAAACTGACCCACTTGCGGCAGAAGCAGGAAGCGTATAGCGATCTCTCAGTGAACGAACAGCTACTATATAACGCAGCTCACGGTCTTCCTGGGGATGTCTTACGCTACAACGATGATTCCGGACAGGAGGTCGTCAGGAACGTTATCGCCTATGAAGCGATCGCTTCCGATGCGATGAACCCGCAGACCAATACCATAGAGTGGACTGGCTATGTGAATGCGATGGTAGCTGCGAGGATGGATAGGATTTTCCAGCGGGTCAAGAAGATCAATTTTCAATCCACAGGCTCGACGATTACTGGTGCCAATGTTGAGCGGCCCACAGTTCGAGTGAAGAATGATCTAGCCGTCCCCGTCTCAAGCCAACAGCTGTCGTCAGGAATTCCCTCTGGCTTCCTGCCACTGCCTTTGGATCAGATTCTCTTTCATAACCACAGCACTGTGAACAGCAGCGATGTTGGCTCCATCGTTTCACAACGCCTGACAGTCGAAAGGCAGGCGAAGCTAAAGCGATGA
- a CDS encoding aldo/keto reductase: MALCNRRNFLKTAVIAAGTAAVGGLNLTAAPTRRAASDLVTLGNSGVKVSRLAFGTGTFSGRVQRELGQEQFTRLVRYAYDSGIRFFETADAYRGMPEMLGIALQGIPRDSYRLMTKFRLNTPEDPKETIDRFRRELKSEYVDILLLHCVRSATWSADHERLRDAFSEVKQKKVIVAHGASCHGLLPLRAFPGNKWLDVALMRVNHNGVKMDSLQTRDTDDLGDVDEVFTHVAEVHNQGTGVLGMKLIGEGRFTNPDDREAAMQKVIRSGAVDAMTIGFKSPAEIDEAIARMNRALNA; this comes from the coding sequence ATGGCGCTCTGCAACCGTCGCAACTTTCTGAAAACCGCGGTGATCGCCGCAGGCACTGCCGCCGTCGGCGGCCTGAACCTGACCGCTGCCCCCACCAGGCGCGCCGCGTCCGACCTCGTGACGCTCGGCAACTCAGGCGTCAAGGTCTCCCGGCTCGCCTTCGGCACTGGCACGTTCAGCGGACGCGTCCAGCGCGAACTGGGCCAGGAGCAGTTCACCAGGCTCGTCCGGTACGCCTATGACAGCGGCATCCGCTTCTTTGAGACAGCCGACGCCTATCGAGGCATGCCCGAGATGCTCGGCATCGCCCTGCAAGGGATCCCGCGCGACTCCTACCGGCTGATGACCAAGTTCCGCCTGAACACGCCCGAAGATCCCAAGGAGACCATCGACCGCTTCCGCCGTGAGCTCAAGTCGGAGTACGTCGACATCCTGCTTCTACACTGTGTCCGCTCGGCCACCTGGAGCGCGGATCACGAGCGGTTGCGCGACGCCTTCTCCGAGGTCAAGCAGAAGAAGGTCATCGTGGCGCACGGTGCGTCGTGCCACGGCCTGCTGCCCCTGCGCGCCTTCCCCGGCAACAAGTGGCTGGATGTCGCGCTGATGCGTGTCAACCACAACGGCGTAAAGATGGACTCGCTCCAGACGCGCGACACCGACGACCTGGGCGACGTGGATGAAGTCTTCACCCACGTTGCCGAAGTCCACAACCAGGGCACCGGTGTCCTGGGCATGAAGCTCATCGGCGAAGGCCGGTTTACCAATCCGGACGACCGCGAAGCCGCCATGCAGAAGGTGATCCGGAGCGGGGCGGTCGACGCCATGACAATCGGCTTCAAGTCTCCAGCGGAGATCGACGAAGCCATTGCCCGCATGAACCGGGCGCTGAACGCCTGA